From Triticum aestivum cultivar Chinese Spring chromosome 4A, IWGSC CS RefSeq v2.1, whole genome shotgun sequence, a single genomic window includes:
- the LOC123084108 gene encoding LOW QUALITY PROTEIN: autotransporter adhesin BpaC-like (The sequence of the model RefSeq protein was modified relative to this genomic sequence to represent the inferred CDS: inserted 2 bases in 1 codon; substituted 2 bases at 2 genomic stop codons) has translation MTKCFLLLAFLAFLLPAAYATCHPDDLQARRGFARKVLGSLKXFIXGWXGTQGFDTTQGPHRCGRIAFTNLLLYVKSNRRTLQQQQPNTITGTNNSVRSGSGNIVSGNGNTVISGDNNNVSGSNNTVTSGSSNVIVDTNHVVTGSNNTESGNNNRVTGNNNVVSGSNHVVSGDNKVVTGS, from the exons ATGACGAAATGCTTCCTGCTGCTCGCCTTCTTGGCGTTTCTCCTGCCGGCGGCCTACGCGACGTGCCACCCTGATGACCTCCAAGCGCGGCGGGGCTTCGCCCGGAAGGTACTTGGATCACTCAAATAATTCAT CGGTTGGTGAGGCACCCAAGGGTTTGACACTACTCAAGGGCCTCACCGTTGTGGACGTATTGCTTTCACTAATTTGCTATTGTATGTGAAGAGCAATAGAAGAACACTCCAACAACAACAACCAAATACCATTACTGGGACCAACAACAGTGTCAGATCTGGGAGTGGCAATATTGTATCTGGGAACGGCAACACTGTTATATCTGGGGATAACAACAATGTTTCTGGGAGCAACAACACAGTCACATCTGGGAGCAGCAATGTCATAGTTGACACCAACCATGTCGTTACTGGGAGCAACAATACTGAATCCGGCAATAATAATAGGGTAACTGGGAACAATAATGTTGTATCAGGGAGCAACCATGTCGTGTCCGGGGACAACAAAGTCGTAACTGGCAGTTAA